A region of the Mangifera indica cultivar Alphonso chromosome 10, CATAS_Mindica_2.1, whole genome shotgun sequence genome:
AGCTATTTGATggatttcttcttattttcgtTGGAATGAAATGATTGACATTTTCTATATTGAACAATTGAccacataaatattattcatgcatgTGCCCTAATATGAGAtgagaatcaaatcaaaatccaggttaagattatattatatttcttggTCAAATAAAAACAACGTAACcgactttatttttcttttgataaaagCTTACACATTTCTAAGTAGTGGTTACATCAATAAacgaatttatttttttgttgataacaattttaaaataaaataaaattatacggagaaacaataatttatttatataaattaaaataatattttataattaagtaatataattttttttatttcaaaaatattaaatcagaTTTTACCGCAAAATGTATACATGaatatgattgtataattaatttgtatatatttctcaataataatttaaaataaaataaaaattatctataacttatttatataaattgaagtaattttttataattagataatataattatttattttatttttcactataaaattattaaattagatattatcacataatattatatgaatataactatataattaatttatataaataatattactcttgaAAACACCATACATAATATTATCTCAAAAAGTGGTGGACTTTTCATGTTTGCACATAAAGTTGAAATTGTTCTTGTGTGTAcgtttttatcatatttgactTATATTAAAACcatcaaaatatttgattttattttattctaaaaaatattttaatatagtgttaagttaaaaaattttgatacgattcTATTTCAAATTGGATTACGATTTAGACTCTTTGATACAAAATctaaattgatatgatataaacaCTGTTCAATGATATGAACTATCGAGCCTATTATATactaacaatattaattaaggtATGAGACTTTATTTGTAACTtccaataataataacattgactattgtatagaattgaatttaatctaaattaaatttgaacaaattctAATTGGAGAatagtttaaacttaaaagaataaattcaaTGTGAGCTCaagattaatgaattaaaattcaaattgcatttaaatataatataatatttgagtcAATCTAAATCAACTCATAGCTTAAATGGATCACCTgaaacttgatttgattatcACATGTTGCATGATGTCAAAGACTAATAAAATACGGCTCTTCGTAGTTTGTAGACAGATATTCATTAGACATTTCTTGGTCAATTTGGGAGGAGATGACTTTCACCGTCTTTCCACtatctttttaataacaatattattattaaaatgcaaCATCAAACAGCTGCGAGATAAAATTCCGGATATCCAaatctgaatatttaaaataataattataatagacTTAATagttcatttattaatatataacgTGAATGTGCTAACAAGATTTATTCACAgtcaaaccaaaagaaaagtaCTATATATGAGCCATACGCAGCCTATATATACAAGGCAAGAAGCAATGAATGAGTTATTAAAGTAgaagatgataaaattttggCAAAAGGCCTAACCGAAGGCTAGCTCCTCTAAGTAGatatctaaaatttatcaaaaaataataaatatctgcctaacttatataatatttcaagaAGGAATGAATGAGTGATGTAAACTTGGTATTTCGTGatgtaatattaatttctttgtttattcaaattagaaaatataaattatgtattgaAACTTATTatgtcaaataaagaaaataaataatattcaagatttttttttgatatcATGTTATACAAtaatttgttgaaaatattCAAGTTAGTTCAGATTAATTCAAATTGGTTTCATGTTAATCCAAACCTGATCCAAATTTTTAAGGGTCAACCCTAACCCTATTTGAAATactttttgtgtaaaaaaatcaaaaccctaacccaattttttttgtatcgtGTAGTATCAAGTTAACACCTCGTGCCAAATTTTGCCAACTCTAACATATAGCATTTCTCATAACTCTAGGatgtatttagtttgaataatatttttttacaaaaatgaaaaattaccatactaaaagattaatatataaattattattatatttaataaaaattgataagtataaataattattatatttaatcactataataaaataatactaaaatataattatttgaaatattcttatattaattgttttgttaacttaaaataaatgatttttattattttatcttaaaaaattaacaaataattatcaaaattataattaatttattaagtttttaatatataacgtGAATGTGCTAACAAGATTTATTCGCAGGcaaaccaaaagaaaagtaATCATATAGaatgatgataagattttgGCAAAAGCCCTAAGAGTAACTCCTCCAAGTAGAtatccaaaatttatcaaaaatataataaacatctaGCTAACCTATACAATATTTCCAGAAGCAATGAATGAGTGATGTAGATTTGATGTTTAGTGATGCaatatcaatttctttattgatttgaattagaaaatatagattatatatttaaactctctctgtcaaataaagaaaataaatagtattggagattttttcataatattatgTTATGCAATAATTTGTTCAAAATATTCAGGTTAGTTCGGATTGATTCGAGTTGGCTTTAtatcaatttgaacttgattcaaCTTTTTAAGGGTCAACCATAACCTAACTTGAACTattatttgtgtaaaaaaatcataaccctaatctaattattttcGTATTGTGTTGTATCGGGGTTAATAGATCATGTCAAATTTTGTCAATTCTAACACATTATTTCTTGTAACTCTAAGATGtatttgatttaagtaattttttcacaaaaataaaagattaccataCTAAAAGAtcataaattactattatatttaataaagattaataaatataaataattacggtatataattgagtatagtaaaagaatactaaaatatataatattaattgttttattaactcaaaataaatatatttttattctagttttatttttaaaaaattaataaataattatcaaaattataattactttattaattatttaatatataacgaGAATGTGCTAATAAGATTTATTCACAgtcaaaccaaaagaaaagtaTTATATATGAACCATACGCAGCCTATATATACAAGACAAGAACCCATGAATACAACGCACATGCATAATAtctacaatgaaaaattttacaaatactcCGAAACTTTCATTGTTTTCGATAATTCTCattctcttttcatctttttcatggCGAGCAACTTCTGATTCTGTCCACGAAAACTTCCTCCATTGTCTCTTCAACCATTCTCAGACTTCCCATCCAATCTCCCCCGCCATTTTCACCCCACAAAATACCTCCTTTTCCTCCATATTGCAATCCTACATCCGGAATCTCCGTTTCAACTCAACTTCAACGCCCAAACCTTTCCTTATCATCACTGCATTGCATGAATTCCACGTCCAAGTTGCGGTTATTTGTGCCCGTAAACATGGACTGCAGATGAAAATCAGAAGCGGCGGCCATGACTACGAGGGCTTATCTTATGTCTCCCAAGTCCCTTTCTTCGTCCTTGACATGTTTAATCTTCGCGCCGTTGATGTTGACATTGAAAACAACACTGCCTGGGTTCAGGCGGGGGCGATTCTTGGagaagtttattataaaattgcggagaaaagtaaaactcatGGCTTCCCGGCCGGGGTTTGTCCCACAGTGGGTGTTGGTGGACACATAAGCGGCGGAGGATATGGCACCATGATGAGAAAATACGGGCTCACTGTCGATAATATCGTCGATGCAAGGCTTGTTGATGCTAGTGGGAGGCTTCTGGATAGAAAATCCATGGGGGAAGATTTGTTTTGGGCTAtcagaggaggaggaggagccaGTTTCGGAGCCATTATTGCTTATAAAATCAATCTTGTTCCAGTTCCAGAAACAGTGACTTCGTTTCTGGTTAGAAGAACTTTAGAATCACACAATCTAACTGAGATTGTGGATCAATGGCAACATGTCGCGTACAAACTTCCTGAAGAGCTCTTCGTCCGACTCACATTAGACGTGGTTAATAAGACTGTGAGGGGGAACTTCTGGGGTTTTTATCTCGGTGGCTCTGAGAAACTTCTTTCAATCATGGACAAGAGCTTTCCTCAACTGGGGTTAACTCAGTCTGACTGCGTCCAATCGAGCTGGCTTGAATCAGTTGTTTTCTGGGGAGGTTTTCCCTCCGGAACATCGACAAATGTTTTACTAAATCGTGAGCCGGCGGTGAGTTTCCAGAAGAGAAAGTCAAAGTCGGATTATGTGAGGAAGCCGATTCCTAAAGACGGCCTGGAAGGAATAtggaagaaaatgattgaaCTAGAGACGCCAATGCTGACGTTCAATCCTTAC
Encoded here:
- the LOC123227942 gene encoding berberine bridge enzyme-like 8 isoform X3, which codes for MKNFTNTPKLSLFSIILILFSSFSWRATSDSVHENFLHCLFNHSQTSHPISPAIFTPQNTSFSSILQSYIRNLRFNSTSTPKPFLIITALHEFHVQVAVICARKHGLQMKIRSGGHDYEGLSYVSQVPFFVLDMFNLRAVDVDIENNTAWVQAGAILGEVYYKIAEKSKTHGFPAGVCPTVGVGGHISGGGYGTMMRKYGLTVDNIVDARLVDASGRLLDRKSMGEDLFWAIRGGGGASFGAIIAYKINLVPVPETVTSFLVRRTLESHNLTEIVDQWQHVAYKLPEELFVRLTLDVVNKTVRGNFWGFYLGGSEKLLSIMEKSFPQLGLTKSDCVESSWLESVVFWRGFPSGTSTNVLLNRAPALSFLKRKSDYVRKPIPKDGLEGIWKKMIELETPMLTFNPYGGRMEEIAATATPFPHRAGNLWKIQYLVDWNESGTEAANFYLGLIRELYNHMTPFVSKNPRQAFLNYRDIDLGINHNGNGSYLEGRVYGIKYFKGNFERLVKIKTKVDPDNFFRNEQSIPVLPH
- the LOC123227942 gene encoding berberine bridge enzyme-like 8 isoform X1 — translated: MKNFTNTPKLSLFSIILILFSSFSWRATSDSVHENFLHCLFNHSQTSHPISPAIFTPQNTSFSSILQSYIRNLRFNSTSTPKPFLIITALHEFHVQVAVICARKHGLQMKIRSGGHDYEGLSYVSQVPFFVLDMFNLRAVDVDIENNTAWVQAGAILGEVYYKIAEKSKTHGFPAGVCPTVGVGGHISGGGYGTMMRKYGLTVDNIVDARLVDASGRLLDRKSMGEDLFWAIRGGGGASFGAIIAYKINLVPVPETVTSFLVRRTLESHNLTEIVDQWQHVAYKLPEELFVRLTLDVVNKTVRGNFWGFYLGGSEKLLSIMDKSFPQLGLTQSDCVQSSWLESVVFWGGFPSGTSTNVLLNREPAVSFQKRKSKSDYVRKPIPKDGLEGIWKKMIELETPMLTFNPYGGRMEEIAATATPFPHRAGNLWKIQYLANWNESGTEAENFYLGLIRELYNHMTPFVSKNPRQAFLNYRDIDLGINHNGNGSYLEGRVYGIKYFKGNFERLVKIKTKVDPDNFFRNEQSIPVLPH
- the LOC123227942 gene encoding berberine bridge enzyme-like 8 isoform X2, with the translated sequence MKNFTNTPKLSLFSIILILFSSFSWRATSDSVHENFLHCLFNHSQTSHPISPAIFTPQNTSFSSILQSYIRNLRFNSTSTPKPFLIITALHEFHVQVAVICARKHGLQMKIRSGGHDYEGLSYVSQVPFFVLDMFNLRAVDVDIENNTAWVQAGAILGEVYYKIAEKSKTHGFPAGVCPTVGVGGHISGGGYGTMMRKYGLTVDNIVDARLVDASGRLLDRKSMGEDLFWAIRGGGGASFGAIIAYKINLVPVPETVTSFLVRRTLESHNLTEIVDQWQHVAYKLPEELFVRLTLDVVNKTVRGNFWGFYLGGSEKLLSIMDKSFPQLGLTQSDCVQSSWLESVVFWGGFPSGTSTNVLLNREPAVSFQKRKSKSDYVRKPIPKDGLEGIWKKMIELETPMLTFNPYGGRMEEIAATATPFPHRAGNLWKIQYLVDWNESGTEAANFYLGLIRELYNHMTPFVSKNPRQAFLNYRDIDLGINHNGNGSYLEGRVYGIKYFKGNFERLVKIKTKVDPDNFFRNEQSIPVLPH